Proteins from one Chroococcidiopsis sp. CCMEE 29 genomic window:
- a CDS encoding HAD family hydrolase — translation MSASFPTILALDFDGVICDGLIEYFETAWRTYCQFWSAPSQAPPDDLAPRFYQLRPVIETGWEMPVLIRALLQGLPEGEILQEWRAIAQRLLQEADLTALDIGKKLDQVRDEWITTDLASWLSLHRFYTGVVERVRSLVTSSVQPMIITTKEGRFVSQLLQQQGVQMPEQWIIGKESKQPKHQILRELIGRAGTSVNIWFVEDRLKTLQLVQQQTDLDSVRLYLADWGYNTAMERETACRDSRIQLLSLSQFAQDFSAWF, via the coding sequence ATGAGTGCAAGTTTTCCCACGATTTTAGCTCTGGACTTTGATGGTGTTATTTGCGACGGGCTGATTGAATATTTTGAAACTGCTTGGCGCACCTATTGTCAATTTTGGTCTGCTCCTAGTCAAGCGCCACCTGATGATTTAGCACCCAGGTTCTATCAGCTACGTCCAGTAATTGAAACGGGTTGGGAAATGCCGGTTTTAATTAGAGCTTTACTGCAAGGTCTTCCTGAAGGGGAGATTTTGCAGGAGTGGAGGGCGATCGCCCAACGCCTGTTGCAAGAGGCAGATCTAACAGCGCTAGACATTGGCAAGAAACTAGATCAAGTCCGGGATGAGTGGATTACCACTGATTTAGCCAGTTGGCTAAGTCTACATCGGTTCTATACTGGTGTGGTGGAGAGAGTGCGATCGCTCGTTACTAGTTCAGTCCAGCCAATGATTATCACCACCAAGGAAGGTCGATTCGTTAGCCAACTGTTGCAGCAACAAGGTGTACAGATGCCTGAACAGTGGATTATTGGCAAAGAGTCCAAGCAACCAAAACACCAAATTCTACGAGAGTTGATTGGAAGAGCCGGTACATCTGTGAATATTTGGTTTGTGGAAGATCGGCTCAAAACATTGCAATTAGTACAACAACAAACAGATCTTGACAGTGTAAGGCTCTACCTAGCAGATTGGGGTTATAACACCGCAATGGAGCGGGAAACTGCCTGTCGAGACTCCCGAATCCAGCTGTTATCACTCTCCCAGTTTGCTCAAGATTTCTCCGCTTGGTTCTAG
- a CDS encoding DNA double-strand break repair nuclease NurA — MLDLTKIAKAMQGISQHLTLEAAASRQRLDLAQQLLVAAHAHQIELVERQQKWRDRILFSAGTPVEPLNTCIDLPIPPRVHTVIATDGSQIAPNHHEIAYCYLLNIGRVVLHYGQNRQPLLDSLPEVFYRTEDLYISRQWGIRTEEWMGYWRTASEATVLAELAVSEAGAAGGENSIQNPKSKIQNWVAPSVPTLAMVDGSLIYWFLEQLPIEARDRILPQILEAWDQLRNAGIPIMGYLSASRSSEALNFLRLEACPHKVPDCLAYCPNQLEKTPCQVLDPLRDSALWTIQLQPGQRSTLWRSSARILDLYGSHAIYFCYVHVGTEIARVEVPAWVAENSALLDQSLGLMLAQVQKGYGYPVALAEAHNQAVVRGGDRARFFALLEQQMIKAGLRNVGTSYKEARKRGSIA, encoded by the coding sequence ATGCTTGATTTAACGAAAATAGCAAAGGCGATGCAGGGCATTAGCCAGCATCTAACATTAGAGGCTGCTGCCAGTCGCCAGCGTTTGGACTTAGCTCAACAATTACTGGTAGCGGCTCATGCACACCAGATAGAGTTGGTGGAGCGACAACAGAAATGGCGCGATCGCATCTTATTTAGTGCTGGTACACCAGTCGAACCACTGAACACCTGTATCGACCTACCAATTCCTCCAAGGGTTCATACCGTCATTGCGACAGACGGTTCGCAAATTGCCCCTAACCATCACGAAATTGCCTACTGCTATCTACTGAATATCGGTCGGGTAGTGCTGCACTATGGACAAAATCGGCAACCGCTATTAGATAGCTTGCCAGAGGTTTTCTATAGAACTGAAGATTTGTACATTTCTCGTCAGTGGGGAATTCGTACTGAGGAATGGATGGGATATTGGCGCACCGCCTCAGAAGCCACTGTATTAGCAGAACTAGCAGTTTCAGAAGCAGGGGCAGCAGGGGGAGAAAATTCAATCCAAAATCCAAAATCCAAAATCCAAAATTGGGTCGCCCCTTCCGTGCCAACACTAGCAATGGTGGATGGTTCGTTGATTTACTGGTTTTTAGAGCAGTTGCCAATTGAGGCACGCGATCGCATTTTGCCCCAGATCCTCGAGGCTTGGGATCAGCTGCGTAACGCTGGTATTCCAATCATGGGCTATCTTAGTGCCTCTCGTAGTAGCGAAGCCCTAAACTTTTTGCGCCTGGAAGCTTGCCCCCATAAAGTTCCGGACTGTCTAGCCTATTGTCCCAATCAACTAGAAAAAACGCCTTGTCAGGTGTTAGATCCGCTGCGAGATAGTGCCCTGTGGACAATTCAGTTGCAGCCAGGACAGCGCAGTACCCTGTGGCGAAGTTCTGCCCGGATTCTTGATTTATACGGCTCTCATGCCATTTACTTCTGCTATGTCCATGTCGGTACGGAAATTGCGCGGGTTGAAGTGCCAGCTTGGGTAGCTGAGAATTCAGCGCTATTAGACCAATCACTCGGTCTAATGTTGGCTCAGGTGCAGAAAGGATATGGTTACCCAGTCGCTCTTGCCGAAGCTCATAATCAAGCAGTGGTGCGAGGAGGCGATCGCGCTCGTTTCTTTGCTCTACTCGAACAACAAATGATTAAAGCTGGTTTGAGAAATGTTGGAACTTCCTACAAAGAAGCCAGAAAACGGGGTAGTATTGCCTAA
- the xseB gene encoding exodeoxyribonuclease VII small subunit, with the protein MIDPIDASNSNPANVPLQEGWKYEAAVVEVEKIIARIEAGELELEEVFDQFAVAVKYLHQCETFLQQRQQQVDLLIETLKDEPQF; encoded by the coding sequence ATGATTGACCCCATCGATGCCTCTAATTCCAACCCAGCTAATGTGCCACTTCAGGAAGGCTGGAAATATGAAGCAGCTGTGGTTGAAGTGGAAAAGATCATCGCTCGAATTGAAGCGGGTGAGTTGGAACTGGAGGAAGTATTTGACCAATTTGCAGTAGCTGTTAAGTATCTGCACCAGTGCGAAACCTTTCTACAACAGCGACAACAGCAAGTAGATTTGTTGATTGAAACCTTGAAAGATGAGCCGCAATTCTAG
- a CDS encoding type II toxin-antitoxin system Phd/YefM family antitoxin, with product MDTVSATEAGSRLYGLIDETAAAHKPVLIKGQRNNAVLISEEDWNAIQETLYLLSVPGLRESIHEGMNTPIEECDRELGW from the coding sequence ATGGACACCGTCTCTGCCACCGAAGCAGGTTCTCGGCTCTACGGCTTAATTGATGAGACTGCGGCGGCTCACAAACCAGTGCTGATTAAGGGCCAGCGGAATAATGCTGTCCTGATCTCAGAAGAAGACTGGAATGCAATCCAGGAAACCCTCTATCTGCTATCAGTGCCAGGCTTGCGGGAGTCAATTCATGAAGGAATGAATACCCCCATTGAAGAATGCGATCGGGAACTTGGCTGGTGA
- a CDS encoding Txe/YoeB family addiction module toxin, whose product MKWQVVFTKQAQKDAKKLSSAGLRGKAEQLLVVLAENPFQNPPPYEKLVGDLAGAYSRRINIQHRLVYQVIENLHTVKVLRMWTHYE is encoded by the coding sequence GTGAAATGGCAAGTAGTCTTTACTAAGCAGGCACAAAAGGATGCAAAGAAACTCTCCTCGGCTGGTCTTCGGGGTAAGGCAGAACAGCTTCTGGTGGTCTTAGCAGAAAACCCCTTCCAGAACCCGCCACCCTATGAAAAACTCGTGGGCGATCTTGCTGGGGCGTACTCACGCCGCATCAATATTCAGCACCGTTTAGTATACCAAGTGATAGAGAACTTGCACACTGTTAAAGTGCTGCGGATGTGGACTCATTACGAGTGA
- the xseA gene encoding exodeoxyribonuclease VII large subunit, translating to MTSDISNSLILDTAISVAGLTAYIQELLEQDNQLRQAWVTGEISSTNRHRSGLFFTLQDPEAKAAISCVVWNSQLEKLVQMPSQGEQVIVLGSIRLYPQRGQYQLMVWQMLPAGEGLLALRYQQLRNRLEMEGLFDSERKRSLPIHPQTIAVVTSPSAAAWGDIQKTLRQRYPGLLVLFSPALVQGEQAPASIVAAIERVEQDRRAEVLILARGGGAVEELACFNDERVVRAVANCSIPVITGIGHQRDESLTDLVADACVHTPTAAAEQVVPELAELYVQHRQRIIALDEAVNQRLEIAADQLQRLQDRLRRLRLDQQIQQEMQSLRWRQQRLLQATTQRSQQAIQHCQLLRQKLATLDPKAVLKRGYAVVRQENGAIARSSAELAPGQELSIQLGQGQVQVKITEIEM from the coding sequence ATGACTTCTGATATTTCCAATTCCCTAATACTAGATACAGCAATCTCTGTAGCTGGGTTAACGGCATACATCCAAGAGCTTTTAGAGCAAGATAATCAACTACGACAAGCTTGGGTGACTGGGGAAATCTCCAGTACCAATCGGCATCGCAGTGGTCTGTTTTTTACGCTCCAAGATCCAGAGGCAAAGGCGGCAATTAGCTGTGTAGTGTGGAATAGCCAGCTAGAAAAACTGGTGCAGATGCCAAGCCAGGGGGAGCAGGTAATTGTTTTGGGTAGTATTCGCCTCTATCCCCAGCGAGGACAGTACCAACTAATGGTTTGGCAGATGTTGCCAGCTGGGGAAGGTTTGTTGGCTCTACGCTATCAGCAACTACGAAATCGCTTGGAGATGGAGGGGTTATTTGACTCAGAACGCAAGCGATCGCTCCCCATTCATCCCCAAACCATTGCTGTGGTTACATCGCCCTCTGCCGCTGCCTGGGGCGATATTCAAAAGACGCTCAGGCAACGCTATCCTGGTTTGCTTGTGCTGTTTTCTCCAGCGCTTGTTCAAGGTGAGCAAGCACCAGCATCAATCGTGGCAGCAATTGAGCGGGTGGAACAAGATCGTCGAGCTGAGGTACTGATTCTGGCACGCGGCGGTGGAGCAGTTGAAGAGCTGGCTTGCTTTAATGATGAACGGGTGGTGCGAGCAGTTGCTAATTGTTCTATACCAGTGATTACGGGCATTGGTCATCAGCGCGATGAGTCGCTAACTGACTTAGTGGCTGATGCCTGTGTTCATACTCCCACCGCTGCTGCTGAGCAAGTTGTTCCAGAATTGGCTGAGCTTTATGTTCAGCATCGTCAGCGAATAATAGCGCTGGATGAGGCTGTGAACCAGCGACTGGAAATAGCCGCAGATCAGCTGCAACGACTACAAGACCGATTGCGGCGACTGCGATTAGACCAGCAAATTCAGCAAGAAATGCAGTCTCTACGATGGAGGCAGCAACGATTGTTACAAGCAACAACGCAGCGATCGCAGCAAGCAATCCAACATTGCCAGTTGTTGCGGCAGAAGTTGGCAACCCTCGATCCGAAGGCTGTGTTAAAACGAGGCTACGCTGTAGTACGGCAGGAAAACGGAGCGATCGCTCGTTCGTCTGCTGAGTTAGCACCAGGACAGGAGTTGTCGATTCAGCTAGGTCAAGGTCAAGTTCAAGTCAAAATCACAGAAATAGAAATGTGA
- the recA gene encoding recombinase RecA produces MAIETTDIAGKQKALNLVLNQIERNFGKGAIMRLGDATRMRVETIPSGALTLDLALGGGLPKGRVIEIYGPESSGKTTVALHAVAEVQKNGGIAAYVDAEHALDPTYADALGVDINNLLISQPDTGEAALEIVDQLVRSAAVDIVVVDSVAALVPRAEIEGEMGDAHVGLQARLMSQALRKITGNIGKSGCTVIFINQLRQKIGVTYGNPETTTGGNALKFYASVRLDIRRIQTLKKGTEEFGNRVKVKVAKNKVAPPFRIAEFDIIFGKGVSTLGCIVDLAEETGVIVRKGAWYSYNGDNIGQGRDNAIKYLEENPAVAQEVQHLVRQKLEMGAVVSANSVTAASDEENEMDGETEE; encoded by the coding sequence ATGGCTATTGAAACTACTGATATCGCTGGTAAGCAAAAAGCCCTAAACCTTGTACTGAATCAGATTGAGCGCAACTTTGGCAAGGGGGCAATCATGCGCTTGGGTGATGCCACCCGAATGCGGGTGGAAACAATTCCCAGCGGGGCACTCACTCTGGATTTAGCCCTAGGTGGCGGCTTACCTAAGGGGCGGGTCATTGAAATCTATGGACCGGAAAGTTCCGGTAAGACTACGGTAGCGTTGCATGCAGTTGCAGAAGTGCAAAAGAATGGCGGTATTGCTGCCTATGTCGACGCTGAACACGCCCTCGATCCCACCTATGCAGATGCGTTGGGGGTTGATATTAACAATCTGTTAATTTCCCAACCTGATACGGGTGAAGCAGCTCTGGAAATTGTCGATCAGCTAGTTCGCTCTGCTGCCGTTGACATTGTGGTCGTTGATTCTGTGGCGGCATTAGTACCCAGAGCAGAGATTGAAGGCGAGATGGGAGATGCCCATGTAGGACTTCAGGCTCGCTTAATGAGTCAAGCTCTCAGAAAGATCACTGGCAACATTGGCAAATCTGGCTGCACCGTAATTTTTATCAACCAGTTGCGTCAAAAGATTGGCGTTACCTACGGCAATCCAGAAACTACCACTGGAGGCAACGCCCTTAAGTTTTACGCTTCGGTACGGCTAGACATTCGCCGGATTCAAACCTTGAAAAAAGGCACAGAGGAATTCGGTAACCGTGTCAAAGTCAAAGTCGCTAAAAATAAAGTCGCCCCACCGTTCCGCATTGCCGAATTTGACATTATTTTTGGCAAAGGTGTTTCTACCTTAGGTTGTATTGTTGACTTGGCAGAAGAAACTGGTGTAATTGTCCGAAAAGGAGCTTGGTACAGCTACAACGGTGACAACATCGGTCAAGGTCGGGACAATGCGATTAAATACCTGGAAGAAAACCCGGCAGTTGCGCAAGAAGTTCAACACTTAGTCCGGCAGAAGCTGGAAATGGGAGCCGTTGTCTCTGCTAACTCGGTGACAGCAGCTAGCGATGAGGAAAACGAAATGGATGGAGAAACCGAGGAATAA
- a CDS encoding DUF1815 family protein: MFLRLAEQHRQFVQDLVMNLQALAIVLERRGYPASCYTCGGQMNSASFMVSLADNHLIRFLVSDYGITWTEMRDDRELMKLEGAEAISQLQDLANLVKYSIPPCESPMAVVKRV, encoded by the coding sequence ATGTTTCTGAGATTAGCAGAGCAACACCGGCAATTTGTCCAGGATCTGGTGATGAACCTCCAAGCCCTGGCAATTGTGCTAGAGCGACGAGGCTACCCTGCGTCCTGTTATACCTGTGGCGGTCAGATGAACAGTGCCTCGTTTATGGTCAGCTTGGCAGATAATCATCTAATTCGATTTTTAGTCTCTGATTACGGCATTACTTGGACCGAAATGCGGGATGACCGTGAACTGATGAAGTTAGAGGGTGCTGAAGCTATTAGTCAGTTACAGGACTTGGCTAATCTAGTTAAATACTCTATCCCGCCCTGTGAATCTCCTATGGCGGTTGTCAAGCGGGTTTAA
- a CDS encoding DUF2839 domain-containing protein, producing MGEAKRRKIALGEKYGQPPQFLPWLPISKNQVEQIGKWINRGAWTGIGLLVVSWVTVRFIGPAFGWWQVNW from the coding sequence ATGGGCGAAGCAAAGCGTCGTAAAATTGCACTTGGAGAAAAATACGGTCAACCACCCCAGTTCCTTCCCTGGCTTCCGATTAGTAAAAACCAGGTAGAACAGATTGGCAAATGGATCAATCGTGGTGCTTGGACTGGTATTGGTCTGCTAGTTGTTTCTTGGGTAACAGTTCGGTTTATCGGTCCAGCTTTTGGTTGGTGGCAAGTAAACTGGTAA
- a CDS encoding ATP-dependent DNA helicase: MIEVEVHYSLHNFLRSQGEASWPHHLTMARLVARALRLGRSALIQVGAACGYQGRYRLSYLAPALMWSEPVILVATKEVQQRLLRVEIPPLQQWLQTTKQILIGDRWPSADFQGLLITSPEAWLAAQLSGSGDFPCGIPTLIDGVDDLEAWTRTQLTASIHPSDWDELMLACPDQTEAIRDARVQLTKAIFQHPANPYECYLISQPEREILYRLYKMLGESAGEAGGAGGAGGEFTPRPYFPDAWRKFWQRFQAEDQLLWATIARPQGLFSLFCAPVEVASALSPIWSRQPIVLIGSALDQETEAPIYRKRVGLNDLTCLKFSSDRHSETIQLYLPDQFPLPNTPEFQAAFIQKVHSLLCWQATAPGQALILVGDMPLKSQVGAILAAEFGSRVQVEKTCLDENGILVSGWEFWRQHQAVLPVPQLLLIATLPLPSLENPLVAGQVDYYKRSHLDWFRLYLLPVALSELQRAIAPVRSRQAIVALLDSRVLHRSYGSQVLAALGPLAKINYLDASLFSQSSDSTNSESIS, translated from the coding sequence GTGATTGAGGTAGAGGTACATTACTCACTGCATAACTTCCTGCGATCGCAGGGTGAGGCTTCCTGGCCCCATCATTTAACGATGGCGCGGCTGGTAGCACGCGCTTTGCGACTGGGACGTAGTGCCTTAATCCAGGTAGGAGCTGCTTGTGGCTATCAGGGTCGGTATCGCTTGAGTTATCTCGCACCTGCCCTAATGTGGTCAGAACCGGTGATCCTAGTTGCAACAAAGGAGGTGCAGCAGCGCCTACTACGCGTAGAGATTCCACCATTACAGCAGTGGCTCCAAACCACCAAACAGATTCTGATCGGCGATCGCTGGCCTAGTGCTGATTTCCAAGGATTGCTAATTACTTCCCCTGAGGCTTGGTTAGCAGCCCAATTATCAGGAAGCGGGGACTTCCCCTGCGGCATTCCCACCCTAATAGATGGGGTAGACGATCTGGAAGCATGGACTCGAACTCAACTAACTGCCAGTATTCACCCGAGCGACTGGGATGAACTAATGTTGGCGTGTCCAGATCAAACAGAGGCAATTCGGGACGCGCGAGTACAACTGACAAAGGCTATCTTTCAGCATCCCGCTAACCCCTATGAGTGCTATCTGATTTCGCAGCCAGAACGAGAGATTTTGTACAGGCTCTATAAAATGCTAGGAGAGAGCGCAGGGGAGGCAGGGGGAGCAGGGGGAGCAGGGGGAGAATTCACGCCTCGCCCCTACTTCCCAGATGCCTGGAGAAAGTTTTGGCAGCGATTTCAAGCCGAAGATCAACTGCTGTGGGCAACCATTGCCCGCCCTCAAGGATTATTCTCTTTGTTCTGTGCCCCAGTTGAAGTTGCTTCAGCGCTGTCGCCAATTTGGTCTAGACAACCGATTGTTTTAATTGGCAGTGCCTTGGATCAGGAGACCGAGGCTCCGATTTACCGCAAGCGTGTGGGGTTAAATGACTTAACTTGTCTGAAGTTCTCTAGCGATCGCCACAGTGAAACGATTCAATTGTATTTGCCAGATCAGTTTCCGTTGCCCAACACTCCTGAATTTCAAGCAGCGTTTATTCAAAAAGTCCACTCGTTGCTTTGCTGGCAAGCAACGGCTCCAGGTCAAGCACTGATCTTAGTGGGCGATATGCCACTCAAGTCCCAAGTGGGTGCAATTTTAGCTGCTGAGTTTGGTTCGCGGGTGCAGGTAGAGAAAACCTGTTTGGATGAAAACGGCATCCTGGTAAGTGGGTGGGAATTTTGGCGACAGCATCAAGCTGTGCTGCCAGTCCCCCAGCTACTGCTGATTGCCACTTTGCCTCTGCCGTCGCTGGAAAATCCCTTAGTGGCTGGTCAAGTAGATTACTATAAGCGATCGCACTTGGATTGGTTTCGTTTGTATCTGTTACCAGTTGCTCTAAGTGAATTGCAACGCGCGATCGCCCCAGTACGTAGTCGTCAAGCCATAGTTGCTCTGCTTGATAGCCGTGTACTTCACCGCAGTTACGGATCTCAGGTTCTGGCTGCCCTTGGTCCTTTAGCAAAGATTAACTATTTAGATGCCAGCTTATTTTCCCAATCTAGTGATTCAACAAATTCTGAATCGATCAGCTAA
- a CDS encoding M48 family metallopeptidase → MPTYTGISSEAFRHPLDRQAEQTLRSLPEFDLIARQFVKFVYERPQLVYLMGNSIQVGPRQYSSIYQIFRECVRDLDIFPEPDLFISQAPFVNAYALGQEHPYVVLNTGLLDLLNEAEIRAVLAHELGHLKCGHTLLIQMAIWAINTATYIGEMTFGLGNLVGSGLIYAFYEWQRKAELSADRAALLVMDDLNSVMNCMMKLAGGSVRYGNECSLDEFIRQSERYEELDQDSLNQVYKFLLYNNFSQSVFLTHPFTVERLTYLRQWANSEEYRQMRQGNYQRSPAEGAVNVAVESPRTQQVETLRRQIEELQREIDRIKKSE, encoded by the coding sequence ATGCCGACCTATACCGGAATTTCTAGTGAAGCCTTTAGGCATCCCCTTGATCGCCAAGCTGAGCAAACTCTACGCAGTTTGCCCGAATTTGACCTGATCGCCCGCCAATTCGTGAAGTTTGTCTACGAGCGCCCACAGTTGGTTTATCTAATGGGCAACAGCATTCAGGTCGGACCCCGCCAATACTCCAGTATCTATCAGATTTTTCGGGAATGCGTCCGGGATTTAGATATTTTTCCAGAGCCAGATTTATTTATTTCCCAAGCTCCCTTCGTCAATGCCTATGCTCTTGGGCAAGAACATCCCTATGTGGTTTTGAACACTGGGCTTTTAGACTTACTAAATGAAGCAGAAATTCGGGCGGTGCTGGCACATGAGTTAGGACATCTTAAATGCGGTCACACGCTGTTAATTCAGATGGCAATATGGGCTATCAACACTGCCACTTATATCGGTGAGATGACCTTTGGCTTAGGCAATCTCGTCGGCAGTGGTTTGATTTATGCCTTTTATGAATGGCAGCGCAAAGCTGAATTATCAGCCGATCGGGCGGCGCTGTTAGTAATGGACGATCTTAATTCTGTAATGAATTGCATGATGAAACTTGCCGGTGGGAGTGTACGGTATGGGAACGAATGCAGCTTGGATGAGTTTATTCGCCAATCAGAAAGATATGAAGAACTTGACCAAGACAGTCTAAATCAAGTCTATAAGTTTTTACTTTATAACAATTTTTCTCAAAGTGTGTTTCTCACGCATCCATTCACCGTAGAACGCCTAACCTACCTACGGCAATGGGCAAACTCAGAGGAATATCGCCAGATGCGCCAGGGAAATTACCAGCGATCGCCTGCGGAAGGAGCAGTTAATGTTGCCGTAGAATCACCCCGAACTCAGCAGGTGGAAACGCTACGCCGTCAAATTGAGGAATTGCAGCGAGAAATTGACAGAATTAAGAAGTCTGAGTGA
- the lysS gene encoding lysine--tRNA ligase: MSSDQSQPNPQITSTLEEIRAARLEKVAQLKQLGFNPYAYRWESTHHAAELQEKFAHLSSGEEVNLEVAIAGRILARRVFGKLAFFSLQDETGTIQLYLDKKRIQEGMADTDPDAFTHLKQLTDVGDILGVKGTIKRTEKGELSVYVRQYAILTKSLLPLPDKWHGLTDTEKRYRQRYVDLIVNPQVQQTFRRRAQITAGIRRYLEQQGFIEIETPVLQTEAGGADARPFITYHNTLEMELYLRIATELHLKRLIIGGFEKVFELGRIFRNEGISTRHNPEFTTIEIYQAYADYHDMMTLTENIITTVAQDVLGALKTTYQGASIDLTPPWRRVTMHQLVQEQTGVDFSSFHTLEEAKAAAQQAGIERLEECDSIGKVLNEAFEQKVEDTLIQPTFVIDFPVEISPLAKPHRSKPGLVERFELFIVGRETANSFSELTDPIDQRQRLETQAARKAAGDLEAQGVDEDFLTALEYGMPPTGGLGIGIDRLVMVLTDSASIRDAIAFPLLKSSSSFIKKVHPYDLLNQTFDIEFSNGSIYKYQDVPADIYQALETAPSQGQYFNEHIRGEYAFDQVRLKGAG; the protein is encoded by the coding sequence ATGTCCTCCGATCAGTCCCAACCGAACCCCCAAATTACCTCAACTTTAGAAGAAATTCGTGCTGCTCGCTTAGAGAAAGTTGCACAATTGAAGCAGCTGGGGTTTAATCCCTATGCATATCGTTGGGAATCGACTCACCACGCGGCAGAATTACAAGAAAAATTTGCCCATTTATCGAGTGGTGAAGAAGTTAATTTGGAAGTGGCGATCGCCGGTCGGATTCTAGCCCGTCGTGTCTTTGGTAAACTAGCTTTCTTCAGCTTGCAAGATGAAACTGGGACGATTCAGCTGTATCTGGATAAAAAAAGAATTCAGGAAGGCATGGCTGATACTGATCCAGATGCTTTTACCCACCTGAAGCAGCTAACTGATGTAGGGGATATTCTTGGGGTCAAGGGGACAATTAAGCGGACTGAAAAGGGTGAACTATCTGTCTATGTACGGCAATATGCCATTCTTACTAAATCTCTTTTACCCTTACCTGATAAATGGCACGGTCTGACCGATACTGAAAAGCGCTATCGACAGCGATACGTTGACCTGATTGTCAACCCTCAAGTTCAGCAAACTTTTCGCCGCCGCGCTCAAATTACTGCTGGAATCCGTCGCTATCTAGAACAGCAAGGCTTTATTGAAATTGAAACCCCTGTTCTACAAACTGAAGCAGGGGGAGCGGATGCCCGTCCCTTTATTACGTACCACAATACTCTGGAGATGGAGTTATATCTGCGGATTGCCACAGAACTCCATTTGAAGCGCTTGATTATAGGTGGGTTTGAGAAGGTATTTGAACTAGGGCGAATTTTTCGCAATGAAGGGATTTCTACCCGCCACAATCCGGAATTTACAACGATTGAAATCTATCAAGCATATGCTGACTATCACGACATGATGACGCTAACGGAGAATATCATTACTACCGTTGCTCAAGATGTATTAGGTGCGCTGAAAACTACTTATCAAGGTGCGTCAATTGACCTTACACCACCTTGGCGCAGAGTTACAATGCATCAGTTGGTGCAGGAACAAACAGGCGTAGATTTTAGTTCTTTCCACACGCTTGAGGAAGCAAAAGCGGCTGCTCAGCAGGCAGGAATTGAGCGATTAGAAGAATGTGATTCGATTGGGAAAGTTCTGAATGAAGCTTTTGAGCAAAAGGTAGAAGATACTCTGATTCAGCCCACGTTTGTCATAGATTTTCCGGTTGAGATTTCTCCTCTTGCTAAACCCCACCGCTCAAAGCCTGGTTTAGTGGAGCGATTTGAGCTGTTTATCGTTGGGCGTGAGACAGCGAATAGTTTTTCAGAACTTACCGATCCAATCGATCAACGGCAGAGGTTGGAAACACAAGCTGCTCGTAAAGCTGCTGGCGATTTGGAAGCGCAAGGGGTGGATGAAGACTTTTTGACGGCGCTGGAGTATGGGATGCCACCGACGGGTGGATTAGGAATTGGAATTGACCGCTTGGTGATGGTGCTGACGGATTCTGCCAGTATTCGAGATGCGATCGCCTTTCCCCTTCTAAAAAGTTCCAGCAGCTTTATTAAAAAAGTACATCCCTATGATCTCCTAAATCAGACATTTGATATTGAATTCAGCAATGGAAGTATCTACAAGTATCAAGATGTCCCTGCTGATATATATCAGGCTTTAGAAACTGCACCGTCCCAGGGTCAATACTTTAATGAACATATCCGTGGAGAGTATGCCTTTGACCAAGTGCGTTTAAAGGGAGCAGGGTAG
- a CDS encoding glyoxalase-like domain protein, with the protein MVLAVSVKSVLLPPLTLGAFLPSMPLDSLFSTQGIMVMLLAAYAVAMWMFLTSAPKVHTIMVSDLEIARQFYEGLLDLPAAEVPLHYYYNYEQTLGAPGVDPLYMSASPSMASTRGLNAPDGLWYQLKKNTQLHVIAGANTGKKNQQRHVCFDHDCLEQVLMRVELRGLKHKILRQKPLNFLVKDLEGRVIEMAEVTN; encoded by the coding sequence ATGGTTTTAGCAGTTAGTGTGAAATCGGTTCTGCTTCCGCCTTTGACCTTAGGAGCTTTTTTGCCTTCCATGCCATTGGATAGCCTTTTCTCCACGCAGGGAATTATGGTGATGCTGCTGGCAGCCTATGCGGTTGCTATGTGGATGTTCCTCACCAGTGCCCCGAAGGTACACACCATAATGGTGTCAGACCTGGAAATTGCCCGCCAGTTTTATGAGGGATTGTTAGATCTGCCAGCAGCTGAAGTGCCTTTGCACTACTACTACAACTACGAGCAAACGCTGGGAGCACCAGGAGTTGACCCACTTTATATGTCTGCTAGTCCTAGCATGGCTAGTACTAGAGGGTTGAATGCTCCGGATGGACTGTGGTATCAGCTAAAAAAGAATACTCAGTTACATGTGATCGCTGGAGCCAATACAGGTAAAAAAAATCAGCAACGCCACGTCTGCTTTGACCACGACTGTTTAGAGCAGGTCTTAATGCGGGTGGAGTTACGCGGCTTAAAGCACAAAATTCTCCGCCAGAAGCCCTTGAATTTTTTGGTCAAAGATCTAGAAGGGCGCGTGATTGAGATGGCTGAAGTAACGAATTAG